A window from Chitinophaga filiformis encodes these proteins:
- a CDS encoding geranylgeranylglyceryl/heptaprenylglyceryl phosphate synthase: protein MHNKIYNSFIDRKAKGIKSFAVLIDPDKVTPAGIADLAAKCTAAKVDYIFLGGSLVITDHLDECVQQFKSLCDIPVVLFPGSPSQVSRYADALLYLSVISGRNPELLIGQHVLSAPAVKKSGLEVISTGYILIDGGAPTTVSYISNTTPIPADKDDIAMCTAIAGEMLGMKVVFMDAGSGARKPISESMIARVASQVSAPIIVGGGIRDAEKAYLNCKAGADIIVVGNAIEKETSLIKEMADAVHAAAPVLK, encoded by the coding sequence ATGCACAATAAAATATACAACTCTTTTATCGATAGAAAGGCGAAGGGTATAAAATCTTTTGCTGTTCTGATTGATCCGGACAAGGTAACTCCTGCTGGCATAGCAGACCTTGCGGCGAAATGTACAGCAGCAAAGGTGGATTACATTTTTCTGGGAGGCAGTCTTGTGATCACTGATCATCTCGATGAATGCGTACAACAGTTTAAAAGTCTGTGTGATATACCTGTTGTATTGTTTCCCGGTAGCCCATCGCAGGTCTCCCGCTATGCTGATGCATTGCTCTATCTGTCCGTAATATCTGGTCGTAACCCCGAATTACTGATAGGCCAGCATGTGTTATCAGCTCCCGCCGTTAAAAAAAGCGGCCTGGAAGTTATTTCTACTGGTTATATCTTAATCGATGGTGGCGCCCCTACCACCGTTTCATATATCAGCAATACGACGCCTATTCCTGCCGATAAAGACGACATTGCTATGTGTACAGCCATCGCAGGAGAAATGCTCGGCATGAAGGTAGTATTCATGGATGCCGGCAGTGGCGCACGCAAGCCCATCAGCGAAAGCATGATAGCCCGCGTTGCAAGCCAGGTATCTGCGCCGATCATAGTGGGTGGCGGCATCCGCGATGCGGAGAAAGCCTACCTCAATTGCAAAGCCGGCGCTGATATTATCGTTGTAGGAAATGCGATCGAAAAAGAAACCTCTCTGATCAAAGAAATGGCGGATGCAGTACACGCGGCTGCTCCCGTCCTGAAATAA
- a CDS encoding LytR/AlgR family response regulator transcription factor, whose protein sequence is MKKALIIDDERLARSELKKLLADHPEIVVVGEAVNAKDGLEKIETLHPDLLFLDIQMPDKTGFDLLAELEKAPQVIFTTAYDEHALKAFEYNALDYLLKPIEPKRLADAIHKLHQLEEKERQAEAGAIRTILSENDQVFVKDGDRCWFVKLQEIRLFESVGNYARVYFEGNKPLILKSLNALEERLDERTFFRANRKHIVNLRMIEKIDTYFNGGLLLEMRGGEKIEVSRRQAVKFKEMMSL, encoded by the coding sequence ATGAAAAAAGCTTTGATAATCGATGACGAACGCCTGGCCAGAAGCGAGCTGAAGAAATTACTGGCTGACCACCCCGAGATAGTAGTGGTGGGCGAAGCCGTAAATGCAAAGGACGGACTGGAAAAAATTGAAACACTGCATCCTGACCTGCTTTTCCTGGACATACAAATGCCGGATAAAACAGGTTTTGATTTGCTGGCAGAACTGGAAAAAGCGCCACAGGTGATCTTCACCACAGCTTACGATGAGCATGCACTGAAAGCATTTGAATACAATGCGCTGGATTACCTCCTGAAGCCCATTGAGCCCAAACGGCTGGCAGATGCGATCCACAAACTACATCAGCTGGAGGAAAAAGAGCGGCAGGCCGAAGCAGGCGCCATCCGCACCATCCTCTCAGAAAATGACCAGGTCTTTGTAAAAGATGGCGACCGCTGCTGGTTTGTAAAACTGCAGGAGATCCGGCTTTTCGAAAGTGTGGGCAACTATGCCCGGGTGTATTTTGAAGGCAATAAACCGCTGATACTGAAATCTTTAAATGCCCTGGAAGAACGCCTGGACGAACGTACCTTTTTCCGGGCCAACAGGAAACATATCGTGAACCTGCGTATGATCGAGAAGATCGATACCTATTTCAACGGCGGATTGTTGCTGGAAATGCGCGGCGGGGAAAAAATAGAAGTGAGCCGCAGGCAGGCGGTGAAGTTTAAAGAGATGATGAGCCTCTAA
- a CDS encoding sensor histidine kinase has translation MFKRISRYWWCQILGWTTYAVVNLFFAYSFAGSFGSFYLINLLMIMFFGILATHLLRSIIKRLNWFQYSFESQMLLFFGLTVSAGIIIYVGITTAGNMFRYSWQQRGLTDQKTLTFLLPIFTLTAIWWLVYFVWHYIERSRNSQVDKLKLESTVKELELKTIKSQLNPHFIFNALNSIRALVDENPQRARTAITELSNILRSSMQVEKAETVNLENELDIVKDYLALENIRFEERLKVQYDIDPETLELPIPPMMLQTLVENAIKHGISRTVSGGTVVIGSHVKDMHHEITIENTGQIGGEETTGHGFGLQSTRQRLSLLYGNKASFNIYNKNEATVEAKVLMPLF, from the coding sequence ATGTTTAAACGAATATCAAGATATTGGTGGTGTCAGATTCTCGGCTGGACGACATATGCAGTAGTCAATCTTTTCTTTGCCTATTCATTTGCTGGCTCATTTGGCTCATTCTATCTGATAAACCTGCTGATGATCATGTTCTTTGGGATACTGGCCACGCACTTGCTGCGGAGCATCATCAAAAGGCTGAACTGGTTCCAGTATAGCTTTGAAAGCCAGATGCTGCTTTTTTTCGGCCTTACCGTGAGCGCAGGGATCATTATTTACGTAGGTATTACTACAGCGGGGAACATGTTCAGGTACTCGTGGCAACAACGGGGCCTGACAGACCAGAAAACGCTGACCTTCCTGTTACCCATATTTACACTTACTGCCATCTGGTGGCTGGTCTATTTTGTGTGGCACTATATTGAGCGAAGCCGTAACAGTCAGGTGGACAAACTGAAACTGGAAAGTACGGTCAAGGAACTTGAATTGAAAACGATCAAGTCACAGCTGAACCCTCACTTTATCTTCAATGCCCTGAACAGCATCCGGGCGTTGGTGGATGAAAACCCGCAAAGGGCCAGGACGGCCATTACCGAGCTGTCCAACATTCTCAGGAGCTCTATGCAGGTAGAAAAGGCGGAGACGGTGAACCTGGAGAACGAGTTGGATATCGTAAAAGATTACCTTGCACTGGAGAATATCCGGTTCGAAGAGCGCCTGAAGGTGCAATATGACATTGATCCGGAAACGCTCGAACTGCCCATCCCACCTATGATGTTGCAGACGCTGGTAGAAAATGCCATTAAACACGGTATTTCCCGGACGGTAAGCGGAGGAACGGTAGTGATCGGTTCACATGTAAAGGACATGCACCACGAAATTACAATAGAAAACACGGGACAGATAGGAGGAGAAGAAACAACGGGACATGGTTTCGGGCTGCAAAGCACCAGGCAGCGATTGAGTTTGTTGTATGGGAATAAAGCGTCATTCAATATTTATAATAAAAATGAGGCAACGGTTGAAGCAAAAGTGCTGATGCCCTTGTTTTAA
- the dxs gene encoding 1-deoxy-D-xylulose-5-phosphate synthase, with protein MNITPGPLLGKIETPADLRNLSKEQLHEVSEELRQFIIDVVSVHGGHFAASLGVVELTVALHYVFNTPYDQLVWDVGHQAYGHKILTGRRDVFHTNRKYHGISGFPKRDESEYDTFGVGHSSTSISAALGMAIASKYKGETDRQHIAVIGDGAMTAGMAFEALNHAGVANANVLIILNDNCMSIDPNVGALKEYLTDITTSPTYNKLRDDVWNLLGKLPVGKRFTRDMASKLEAGLKGVVSGSSNLFESLKLRYFGPIDGHNIVKLVDTLQDLKDIPGPKLLHIVTTKGKGYALAEKDQTTWHAPGLFDKITGEIFKKQPDKPQPPKYQDVFGHTIIELAEQNKTVMGITPAMPSGSSLKFMMEKMPDRAFDVGICEQHAVTLSAGLATQGMRVFCNIYSSFMQRAYDQALHDVAIQKLPVVFCLDRAGLVGEDGPTHHGAYDIAYMRCVPNVIISSPMNEEELRNLMYTSQLPTQQMPFVIRYPRGQGVMPDWKQPFKEIKIGTGRKLRSGKDIAILSLGHPGNFVTEACKELLADGLQPAHYDMRFVKPLDEALLHEIFSEFDKVITVEDAAVTGGFGSAILEFMAIHGYKADVRMLGIPDRIVEHGKPEDLHRECGYDAAGIASAARAMLKNKIRVTA; from the coding sequence ATGAATATTACGCCGGGCCCATTGCTGGGCAAGATCGAAACCCCTGCCGATTTGCGGAATCTCAGTAAAGAGCAGCTGCACGAGGTGAGTGAAGAACTCCGCCAGTTCATTATTGATGTTGTCAGTGTGCACGGTGGCCACTTTGCGGCCAGCCTGGGTGTTGTGGAGCTGACCGTGGCACTACATTATGTATTTAATACCCCATATGACCAACTGGTATGGGACGTCGGGCACCAGGCTTATGGTCATAAGATCCTGACCGGCCGGAGAGACGTTTTCCATACTAACCGTAAATACCATGGTATCAGCGGCTTCCCAAAAAGGGATGAAAGCGAATACGATACTTTCGGCGTAGGACACTCTTCTACTTCCATTTCTGCTGCCCTGGGTATGGCCATTGCCTCCAAATACAAAGGCGAAACAGACCGGCAGCATATTGCTGTAATAGGCGACGGGGCCATGACTGCAGGTATGGCATTCGAGGCCCTCAATCATGCAGGTGTGGCCAATGCCAATGTGCTGATCATACTCAATGACAACTGTATGTCCATTGACCCGAATGTGGGCGCATTGAAGGAATACCTGACCGACATTACTACTTCCCCTACATACAATAAACTGCGTGACGACGTATGGAACCTGTTGGGCAAACTGCCCGTAGGCAAACGCTTTACCCGGGACATGGCTTCCAAACTGGAAGCTGGTCTGAAAGGCGTTGTATCCGGCTCCAGTAACCTGTTCGAATCCCTGAAGCTGCGCTATTTTGGTCCTATTGACGGACATAATATCGTAAAGCTGGTAGACACCTTACAGGACCTGAAAGATATTCCCGGCCCGAAACTGCTGCATATCGTAACCACAAAAGGTAAAGGATATGCACTGGCGGAGAAAGACCAGACCACCTGGCACGCTCCGGGCCTGTTCGATAAAATTACCGGTGAGATCTTCAAGAAACAGCCGGACAAACCACAGCCACCCAAATACCAGGACGTATTCGGCCATACCATCATAGAACTGGCAGAACAGAACAAGACCGTGATGGGTATTACGCCCGCCATGCCTTCCGGCTCTTCCCTGAAGTTCATGATGGAAAAAATGCCTGACCGCGCTTTTGATGTGGGCATCTGTGAACAACATGCCGTAACTCTCTCAGCCGGTCTGGCCACACAGGGTATGCGTGTGTTCTGCAACATCTACTCCTCCTTCATGCAAAGGGCTTATGACCAGGCTTTACATGACGTGGCCATCCAGAAACTGCCTGTGGTATTCTGCCTGGACCGTGCCGGTCTTGTCGGGGAAGATGGCCCTACGCACCATGGCGCCTACGATATTGCTTATATGCGTTGTGTACCCAATGTCATCATCAGTTCACCGATGAATGAGGAAGAGTTACGCAACCTGATGTATACTTCCCAGCTGCCTACCCAGCAGATGCCTTTTGTGATCCGCTATCCGAGAGGACAGGGTGTAATGCCCGACTGGAAGCAGCCCTTCAAGGAAATAAAGATCGGTACCGGCCGCAAGCTGCGCAGCGGTAAGGATATTGCGATCCTCTCCCTGGGCCATCCGGGCAATTTTGTAACGGAAGCCTGCAAGGAACTGCTGGCAGATGGTTTACAGCCTGCCCACTATGACATGCGTTTCGTAAAACCACTGGATGAAGCTTTGCTGCATGAAATATTCAGCGAATTCGACAAGGTGATCACCGTAGAAGATGCCGCTGTCACCGGCGGTTTCGGTAGCGCTATCCTGGAATTTATGGCTATCCATGGCTACAAGGCCGATGTACGCATGCTGGGCATTCCAGACAGGATCGTAGAGCATGGCAAACCGGAAGACCTGCACCGCGAATGCGGTTATGACGCTGCCGGCATTGCCAGTGCAGCACGCGCCATGCTGAAAAATAAGATCAGAGTTACGGCCTGA
- a CDS encoding ferredoxin--NADP reductase yields the protein MDELYIHLRIREVIAETQDAFTYRLETIDRRGLEYQAGQFITFLIYLHGTEYRRSYSFSSTPGIDPYPSVTIREKQNGEISRHILHHWKAGDQVTALLPSGRFTLPGYSTTPRDIFLLGAGSGITPLFSILKDVLHHEPTAHIKLIYSNTSESRTIFHRQLQELLTQFPEQLHIIHLYSSDPPDQIIRRLSNLSLEPLVQQQLRYMKKDARFFVCGPPEYMRMALLTLTYMGFEEGQLHKENFVVNTAPQLARIGTPEDSSMKNVELHLRGGVHILSIPGNHNILGEALAQGIAIPYSCKGGVCGSCTARCTKGKVWMALNEVLTDKEIEQGFVLTCTGYAVSAEVVIEI from the coding sequence ATGGATGAATTGTATATACACCTCCGCATCAGGGAGGTCATAGCAGAAACACAGGATGCGTTTACCTACAGACTGGAAACAATCGACAGACGAGGGCTTGAATACCAGGCAGGGCAATTCATCACCTTCCTGATCTACCTGCATGGTACAGAATACAGGCGCTCCTATTCCTTCAGTTCCACCCCTGGAATTGACCCCTATCCATCTGTTACCATCCGGGAGAAGCAGAACGGGGAAATATCCCGTCACATCCTGCATCACTGGAAAGCAGGCGACCAGGTCACTGCATTATTGCCCTCCGGCCGTTTTACCCTGCCCGGGTATAGCACCACACCACGGGATATCTTTCTGCTGGGCGCAGGAAGCGGTATAACACCTCTTTTTTCCATTTTGAAGGATGTACTGCATCATGAGCCAACAGCACATATTAAGCTTATTTACAGCAATACTTCTGAAAGCCGCACCATATTCCACAGGCAGTTACAGGAGCTGCTGACACAGTTCCCGGAACAACTGCACATTATTCATTTGTATAGCAGCGACCCGCCGGATCAGATCATCCGCAGGCTCAGTAATCTTTCACTGGAACCACTGGTACAGCAGCAGCTCCGTTACATGAAAAAGGATGCCCGGTTCTTTGTATGCGGCCCACCGGAATATATGCGTATGGCGCTTTTAACGCTCACTTATATGGGCTTTGAAGAGGGACAGTTGCATAAGGAGAATTTTGTGGTAAATACGGCTCCGCAGCTGGCAAGAATAGGCACGCCGGAAGACAGTTCCATGAAGAACGTGGAATTACATCTGCGCGGGGGAGTGCACATACTCTCCATTCCCGGCAATCACAATATACTTGGGGAGGCACTTGCGCAAGGCATTGCCATACCGTATAGCTGCAAAGGCGGTGTGTGCGGTTCCTGTACTGCCCGCTGTACAAAGGGTAAAGTGTGGATGGCCCTGAACGAAGTGTTAACGGACAAAGAAATTGAGCAGGGCTTCGTCCTCACCTGCACCGGTTATGCGGTTAGTGCAGAAGTAGTGATCGAGATATAA
- a CDS encoding Dps family protein has product MSTATTNIGLEKKTSKELADKLNALLATYQLFYMNVRGFHWNIRGDKFFTLHAKFEELYTDSLTKIDEIAERILTLGFTPAHAFSDYIEQSTVVEVKNESKDVVCVQHVLSGLQSLIEIEREVAAVSSEVGDDGTNDLITTYIREQEKLVWMYNAYLK; this is encoded by the coding sequence ATGAGTACTGCAACCACGAACATCGGACTTGAAAAGAAAACATCAAAGGAACTGGCTGATAAACTGAATGCACTGCTGGCTACTTACCAGCTGTTCTATATGAATGTGCGCGGGTTTCACTGGAATATACGTGGTGATAAGTTCTTTACACTGCATGCTAAATTCGAAGAGTTGTATACAGACTCACTGACTAAAATAGACGAGATCGCAGAAAGGATATTAACGCTTGGATTTACGCCTGCACACGCATTCTCTGATTACATAGAACAATCTACTGTAGTAGAAGTGAAGAATGAAAGTAAAGATGTGGTGTGTGTACAGCACGTGCTCTCCGGTCTGCAATCGCTGATCGAGATTGAAAGAGAAGTGGCTGCTGTAAGCAGTGAAGTAGGAGACGATGGCACCAACGACCTTATCACGACTTACATTCGCGAGCAGGAGAAACTGGTATGGATGTACAATGCTTATCTGAAATAG
- a CDS encoding pirin family protein → MEKIIHRSDSRSFANHGWLQSYHTFSFAGYYNPERIHFGALRVLNDDTVKGGMGFGTHPHDNMEIVSIPLSGALEHRDNTGRHEIIRSNEVQLMSAGTGISHSEFNASKTDPVSFLQIWVFPKLRNIKPRYQQQAFDVADRLNKLQVVVSPDANGNALLINQDAWFSLGHFEEGQSVDITPKMAEHGTYLMVLEGEVEVAGEVLKRRDAIGLSKYDMATVKALKAADFLLIDVPMS, encoded by the coding sequence ATGGAAAAGATCATTCACAGATCAGATTCGCGCAGCTTTGCCAATCACGGTTGGTTACAGAGCTATCACACATTCAGCTTTGCTGGTTATTACAATCCTGAACGCATACATTTTGGTGCATTACGTGTACTGAACGACGATACAGTTAAAGGTGGGATGGGGTTTGGAACACATCCGCACGACAATATGGAAATAGTGAGCATCCCACTCAGCGGTGCGCTTGAGCACCGCGATAACACGGGCCGGCACGAGATCATCCGCAGCAACGAAGTGCAGCTTATGAGTGCCGGTACAGGTATCTCGCATTCTGAATTCAATGCTTCCAAAACAGATCCTGTCAGTTTTCTGCAGATATGGGTATTCCCCAAATTGCGTAACATTAAACCTCGTTATCAGCAACAGGCATTCGATGTTGCTGACAGGCTAAATAAACTGCAGGTTGTTGTATCGCCGGATGCGAATGGCAATGCATTACTCATCAACCAGGATGCATGGTTCTCCTTAGGTCATTTCGAGGAAGGACAAAGTGTGGACATCACACCAAAAATGGCAGAGCATGGTACTTACCTGATGGTACTGGAAGGCGAAGTGGAAGTAGCGGGAGAAGTGTTGAAACGCCGCGATGCTATTGGCCTGAGCAAGTATGATATGGCAACAGTGAAAGCACTCAAAGCGGCAGACTTTTTGTTGATCGATGTACCGATGAGTTGA